GTTGGCGCAATTTCTGTTTTGATTTTCAGGTATTGATAGATATTGATACCGGCCAGGAAAAAGATGAAACTTGTGGCCAGCAGAAAAATCTTTTTCATCAGACTGATTTTTGTCATATTCAGCATACTTCTGAATCCGTGACGGTTTTTTTATTTTTATATGGTAGGGGGCCTCAGGAGGAAATCATGGTTGATAATATGGTACCCACTGCTGTATTAACGGGACGAGATTTCCGGTCCGGGTAAGACTTTTAAGATAATTATTGGCATTTTCAAGTAAATTTCCGTTGTCGGGACGAATTGCCCAGGCCAGGGATTCTTTTGTCAGGAGAATATGGGTGGGAATGAGTCCTTTGTCTGCATATTTTGAGGCGAGATACAGATTCTGGGGCAGATCGTAGATTAAGGCATCAATTTTCTTTTCCAGCAGTGCCTTTACACCATCGGTTGAAACAGGATAAATTTTTCGTGCGCCTTTTGCCTTGATATCCTGGATGAAAAGGTCTCCGGTGGTACCGGCTACTGTACCAAGCCTCACCTGAGGATTGAGCAGGTCCGAAATGGATCCGTCAAACCTGTTTCTGTCTGTTCTGCGGATAAGGGCAATTTGGCCGGAAACCATATATGGAGTGGAAAAACGGATTTGATACCTGCGGAGTTCGGTAATCGTCATACCGGACATTATAATATCAATTTTACCCCGTAGGAGTGAAGAGATCTGATCTTTCCAGGGGAGTTGCACCAATTTCAGCTTTTTGCCTGTA
The DNA window shown above is from Desulfomarina profundi and carries:
- a CDS encoding substrate-binding periplasmic protein encodes the protein MKNLTLLVFLFFIISGCTSLVSEKTVKKENLNNFLRVGISTNSPPIAYRQGGKITGLEVSFAEGLARFTGKKLKLVQLPWKDQISSLLRGKIDIIMSGMTITELRRYQIRFSTPYMVSGQIALIRRTDRNRFDGSISDLLNPQVRLGTVAGTTGDLFIQDIKAKGARKIYPVSTDGVKALLEKKIDALIYDLPQNLYLASKYADKGLIPTHILLTKESLAWAIRPDNGNLLENANNYLKSLTRTGNLVPLIQQWVPYYQP